In the genome of Botrytis cinerea B05.10 chromosome 5, complete sequence, one region contains:
- the Bcnoc2 gene encoding Bcnoc2 yields MAKSTKKSTRKFEKNHLKDTLEKRKDGAKYKQRQQMKAKRTARNAKDAEFLGGKEDGEEGSKPKPSAKEDAFGKMSVDDFFQGGFEVPAKLEKKSKAKKGAEKLGKRKRTEPEEEEEEEEESSDDSIGEAPVMSDSEDGDDNDDEGMTGMSKSAMDALAEKDPEFYKYLKENDPEALDFEDDADFAEVDELSGEEDEQPKKKKQKKSKKAKKEEVVEVEEEEEEEQEEAEEEDASEVTKAMVTKWNKAMSEQKSLRAMRQVVLAFRAAAHVNEDDGKEYKYSITNPEVYHELLLAALKQVPEVLNHHLPVKESAAGKVRVSTDSKKFKTLSPLLRSHITSVQHLLASLSDASTLKLTLSSVIPLLPYLLSFKKVLKNVVKTVVDIWSDASSTEATRITAFLVIRRLAIIGDAGLREAVMKTVYQGLLKGSRNTTIHTIQGINLMKNSAAELWGIDQGVGYTTGFTFIRQLAIHLRSSITNNQKESYKQVYNWQYVHSLDFWSTVLAEHCNSLKEAETGKESQLRPLIYPTVQVTLGAMRLIPTSTYFPLRFHLIRSLLRLSRATGTYIPLASVLLEVLNSAEMKKPPKPSTSKFFDFTSNFKAQKSYLRTRVYQDGIGEQVAELLAEFFVLWSTSIALPELTLPVVVMLKRWLKDASNKSSGNKNSKVTSMFVLLIQKLEANSKWIEGKRAKVEFAPNDRAGVDGFLKGFEWEKTPLGAFVVGQRKQREEKAKMLEEGRREEDRKRKLEREQEKEMGGSDDDSEVDEEEDSEAGFDDEE; encoded by the coding sequence ATGGCGAAAAGTACCAAAAAATCCACTCGTAAATTCGAGAAGAACCATCTTAAGGATACATTGGAAAAGCGCAAAGATGGCGCAAAGTACAAGCAAAGACAACAAATGAAAGCAAAGCGAACGGCTCGAAATGCTAAGGATGCCGAATTCTtgggaggaaaagaggaCGGGGAGGAAGGTTCAAAGCCTAAACCATCTGCGAAAGAGGATGCATTCGGAAAGATGAGCGTCGATGATTTCTTCCAAGGTGGTTTCGAGGTTCCAGCAAAGCTTgagaaaaaatcaaaagcaaagaaggGAGCAGAAAAGTtaggaaagaggaagagaactGAGCctgaggaagaggaagaagaagaggaagaatcaTCCGATGATTCAATTGGAGAGGCGCCAGTAATGAGCGATAGtgaagatggtgatgataACGATGACGAAGGAATGACTGGTATGAGCAAGAGTGCCATGGATGCGCTCGCTGAGAAGGATCcggaattttataaatatctcaaAGAGAACGACCCAGAAGCTTTGGATTTCGAGGACGATGCAGACTTTGCCGAAGTTGACGAGTTAAGtggcgaagaagatgaacaaccaaaaaagaagaaacaaaagaagtcgaaaaaggcaaagaaagaggaggtCGTAGAGgtagaggaggaggaggaggaggagcaagaagaagccgaagaggaagatgccTCTGAAGTCACTAAAGCAATGGTCACAAAGTGGAACAAAGCAATGTCTGAGCAAAAGTCTCTACGGGCCATGCGACAAGTCGTTCTAGCTTTCAGAGCAGCTGCACATGTCAATGAAGACGATGGAAAGGAGTACAAATACTCGATAACGAATCCTGAAGTCTATCACGAGCTCTTGCTTGCTGCCTTGAAGCAAGTTCCCGAAGTTCtcaatcatcatcttccgGTTAAGGAGAGTGCTGCTGGAAAAGTCCGAGTATCAACAGATTCGAAAAAGTTCAAGACTCTGTCACCTCTCTTGCGATCTCACATTACTTCCGTTCAACATCTCCTCGCTTCGCTGTCCGATGCCTCTACCCTCAAACTTACACTTTCCTCGGTCATACCTCTTCTTCCATACCTCTTATCTTTCAAAAAGGTTCTCAAGAATGTTGTTAAGACCGTGGTAGACATTTGGTCCGATGCCTCAAGCACAGAAGCAACCCGAATCACCGCTTTCTTGGTCATTCGACGTCTGGCAATAATTGGTGATGCTGGATTACGGGAAGCTGTCATGAAAACAGTATACCAAGGTCTGCTCAAGGGAAGCCGAAATACCACCATTCATACTATTCAAGGAATTAATCTTATGAAGAACTCTGCCGCTGAATTGTGGGGAATTGATCAAGGTGTTGGATATACAACCGGTTTTACATTTATTCGTCAACTAGCGATTCATTTGCGAAGCAGTATCACAAACAACCAGAAGGAATCATACAAGCAAGTCTACAATTGGCAATACGTTcattctcttgatttctgGTCGACTGTTCTAGCTGAGCATTGCAATTCCCTGAAGGAGGCTGAAACAGGAAAAGAATCTCAACTTCGACCACTCATATACCCAACTGTTCAAGTCACCCTTGGAGCTATGCGTCTAATTCCAACTTCCACTTATTTCCCACTCAGATTCCACTTGATCCGTTCGTTACTTCGACTCTCGCGAGCCACTGGAACATACATTCCTTTAGCATCTGTATTACTCGAGGTCCTTAACTCCGCAGAAATGAAGAAACCTCCAAAGCCGAGCACATCTAAATTCTTCGACTTCACATCCAATTTCAAGGCACAAAAGTCCTATCTTCGTACACGAGTTTACCAAGATGGTATTGGTGAGCAGGTGGCTGAATTACTTGCCGAGTTCTTTGTCCTCTGGTCCACAAGCATTGCACTTCCAGAACTAACATTGCCGGTTGTTGTAATGTTGAAGCGATGGCTTAAAGATGCTTCGAACAAGAGCTCTGGAAATAAGAACAGCAAAGTTACCTCCATGTTTGTACTCCTCATTCAAAAATTGGAAGCAAACTCGAAATGGATTGAGGGAAAGAGAGCTAAGGTTGAGTTCGCACCTAATGATCGAGCTGGAGTAGATGGCTTCTTGAAAGGATTCGAATGGGAAAAGACTCCACTGGGAGCATTTGTTGTTGGACAAAGAAAgcagagagaggaaaaggcAAAGATGTTGGAAGAGGGcagaagggaagaagatagaaagagaaagctGGAACGAGAGCAGGAAAAGGAAATGGGAGgtagtgatgatgattctgaggtggatgaagaagaagactcTGAGGCTGGCTTTGACGATGAAGAGTAA
- the Bcvps60 gene encoding Bcvps60 encodes MNRLFGAKSSAPKPTLSSAISNVDERISSLDVKLASINAELTSYQTKLSKMRDGPGKTAIKQKALKVLQRRKMYEGQRDQLQQQSYNMESAAMMQDNLQNVMTTVSTLKSTNAALKKQYGKIDIDKIERMQDEMADLMEVGNEIQESISRSYDLPEEVDEAELDAELEALGEEAELEGLGGMAEGTPSFMVDEVPSFIDEPPQKVGEVKEAAT; translated from the exons ATGAATAGATTATTCGGCGCCAAGTCCTCCGCCCCCAAACCAACCCTCAGTTCTGCGATTTCCAAT GTCGACGAACGCATATCCTCGCTCGACGTCAAGCTCGCCTCCATCAACGCCGAACTAACCTCCTACCAAACCAAGCTCTCCAAGATGCGCGACGGGCCGGGCAAAACCGCCATCAAGCAGAAAGCGCTCAAAGTTCTACAGCGACGCAAAATGTACGAAGGCCAGCGCGACCAACTGCAGCAGCAATCTTACAACATGGAAAGCGCAGCCATGATGCAAGATAATCTGCAAAACGTCATGACGACCGTGTCGACGCTCAAGTCGACGAATGCGGCGCTGAAGAAACAGTATgggaagattgatattgataagaTTGAGAGGATGCAGGATGAGATGGCCGATTTGATGGAGGTGGGGAATGAGATTCAGGAGAGTATTAGTAGGAGTTATGATTTGCCGGAGGAGGTGGATGAGGCGGAGTTGGATGCGGAGTTGGAGGCGCTGGGCGAGGAGGCGGAGTTGGAGGGGTTGGGGGGCATGGCGGAGGGGACGCCGAGTTTTATGGTGGATGAGGTGCCGAGTTTTATTGATGAGCCGCCACAAAAGGTGGGTGAGGTCAAGGAAGCTGCTACTTGA